Below is a genomic region from Helianthus annuus cultivar XRQ/B chromosome 2, HanXRQr2.0-SUNRISE, whole genome shotgun sequence.
CATCAAATGAATAACCAAACATTGGTCAACTTTAATAGTCAACCATCAATTTCAAGATCATTTTTATCCTTCCAAATGATATCATTGTAACCAAATAACCTTGCAAAACAAGTAACCAACTGATCCTGAACAACTTCTTCATCAGGAAGCACCATATCCGTCTGTCGTGTCTCTCGCCTCAACGACGTAACATCCTTGTCCGCAATCCCACACGGCACGATATGTTTAAAAAAAGTCAAATCCGGGTCAATGTTATACGCCAAACCGTGGGACGTAATCCCAGACGAAATCCGAACCCCGATAGCACCAATCTTCCTATCCCCGACCCACACACCCGTCTCACATTTCCTTTGACCATGAGCTTTGACTCCGTATAAAGACGATAAGTCAATCATAGTTGACTCGAGATTTTCAACGTATTTTCTAGCACCAAGCCCGATATCTCGTAAGGAAATTATAGGGTATAAAACGGCTTGATGTGGGCCGTGAAATGTGATGTCACCGCCCCTTTGCGTGTAGTGAAGTTCGGCACCCATGGTTTTAAGTTCGGATTCGGGAACTAGTAGATTGTAATCGGTTCGACGTTTTCCGAGTGTGTATGTAGGTGGGTGTTGTAAGGACAAAAGGGTGTCGgaaattttgttgatttttcgATCGGAAGCGAGTTTTTCTTGCAGTTTAAGGGCTTTTAAGTAATTGACTGTACCCAATCTCCATACCTCAAGTTTACGTGGAATTCTCATTCCctgcaaaaaaaaataaataaataataataataataataataataataataataataataatattacatcACCATCTGATATTGTagctaggggtgtaaacaagcccagaggcttgagagctactcgttatcggctcggttaaaagctcgaaagagccgagctttaacgagcccgagcccgagcccgagctcgagcctgaaatagagctcgtttagttatcgagcccgagctcgagcctgaaatacaaagctcgtttaggctcgcgagcctaaacgagcccaaacaaaaatttattattttatatataatataataataatgatgataacattggcgagctgagctttggctcgtttaagcgatactgaagcgagctcgagctttgggttttactcgcgagccgagctcgaactcaaataagtaggctcgaaccgagccgagctcgagcttcaaaAAAAATATGACGagccgagctcgggctcggcccggcTCATTTACACCCCTAATTGTAGCATTGTGAATATTTATTTGTTGAAAATTAGTTTCATGAAAGTACAAACACTTACACATAACTGCACTAACATGAGTGGTAAAATCAAGCAAACTGTGGAATGTAAAGATGCTATTTGTGATTTTAACTTGGTAAACCTTAAAAAACGAACTCGATCCTAACATACCAAAGTATCGTATACAGAGAAGACTATGGAATTCAAGACTATGAAATCTTCAATTATCATGTAAACGAAGAACCCTAAAAGAGGCTAAAGGGTTTGTAAATTCAACGAAATATCCCAAAATAAAACCTATTTTATCTGTAATTGGTAAAAGCAGCACACAAGAGTAAGAAGAAACCAATTTTCAGTGAAACTGAAACAAAAGGGGATCAATTCAAAATGAAGCAAAAACCCCAATTTTCTAACCGGATGAGCAAGAGTGAGGGACGGTACCAATTGTACCGTGAAAGCATAGTTATTAATAACGGTAAATGGTGACAAgctacctatacgctacgtagcggTAGCGCTGAGATAGCGAGCGCTATTTGATGTTTAGCGATAACGTattagaaataaaataaaaattggGTTTTATTCACGAATTTAAGGTTTTTTAATGCAGTTAGTGAAGATTAGAGCTGTTTGGTCGATTaaaatgccaaaaaaaaaaatcggtTTTTACGATTTTTTTAAGGGAAAAAAAACCCTGATCGTCGCTATTGAGCGCTAAACATCAGATAGTGATGATCCAGCGCTACGCTATTCGCTCTAGCGCTCGCTTTTAACAACCATGCGTGAAAGTGTGAAACGCTCGAATAAGATAACACTGTGGTCAGCCGTCGGGAATTACAGGTTTAAACCTTTTGACGCAAAAGAAGTTTTTGTAAGGATTTAACACCAGCATTATTATGTTTCTGGCAAAATGGGCGTGGgtaacgggttcgggtcagaatagGCTATTTTGAAAAAAAGAGTCATTTTGGTTCGGGTCAAGACGAGTTGTGACCAAAATGGGTACAGGCCAATATTGTCCATTTTAGAAAAGaataaaagcaaaaaaaaaaaaaaaaaaaaaaaaaacaaacaaacaaacatccTAATGAATCGCCAGGGTTTTGTCATGTCCAAGAAtcgatatcaaaacaaacgaaACCAGAGATTTCGGCTAACACCCAAACTTTATTAGATCAAGAAAACCAACTCAAAAGGTTGATTACAATCCTTAATCCTTGAACTCGAATATTTATACTCTAACCTAACCTAAACACGTTAGAATACAATTAGGATTGCCGAATTTCAGATTACAACCGACACGTTATAGTCCAACTATGACACTCAAGTACTCAACCAATTTTGACCCACCTGTCAAAATCGGCTCTTCCACATTCACCTACTCGTGAATGCGGTCCGATAATTGCCAACATTTTGTTTATCAAGATTTTTAATAGGTGTTTTAATTCCCAAATACAAAATGTTCATTCAATAGTAATCCCagtttcaaaaaaataaaaaaaaaaaaaaaaaaaaaaccagaatACCCCAATTGGAGTTCAAAGAATTAAATATCACAAATTTAATTACAGACCTAGCCTCTTAAAACACTCGATGCTTCGCAGTTGCTTGCTCATTTTTAACTactaatacaaaaaaaaaaaaatatatttagggTTCTAAATGCTAATCTTCAATTGTGATTTTTAGTGTTAAACATATTTAAGCACATTTAAGCTGCTATAAACCCAAATGCAGGGTTTTTTTCTGGCCAAAAAATAGCCTAACTAATTAcaacatttttaaaaaataacatgTTTTGGATCAGAAATCATTGTGAATCTTCAGAACCAATTAGTTTCCTAACTTCCAATCAGGCCAGCACTAGGGTTACAAAAACCTTAAACCTAACAACATTATTGAACACATACTACCCACAGCCCACATGTTTGGAATCACAAGGAAATAACCAACATTAATAGAATTGAAACTCACTTTGACATTTTATCAAACAGGTTGTGTGCAACcacttttgaatctaaaaagaaACGAAGAGATTTGAAATTTAAGATCTTTAGACAGCATGGTACCTGGAGAATGAATCTGAAGTAATGAAATCACAAAGATTTTATGGAATCTTGTGAGCTTAATGTGTCGATTGCATCCAATGAGGCGATAAGTTTGGTCCAATGAAAAGGGGGTTTTATTTCTTTTACCAAATTTGCTGAAAGAAATGAGGGATAAGAAAGAAAGGATGACTTTCTTGAGGGAGATTTGTAAATGAACTTAACTTTTAGCTATCGACGGAaagttcgtttgtttaataaatgaatgaATACGAATAAGAAatttgttcgtttagttaaacgaacaaacatgaacagaggtcgcgttcgttcatttatgtcaGTGAATATTCGGTAACTATGTTCGGTACCTTAATAAATTAggttatgttcgtttgttttttGAGACACTATTTTATCTTAATAAAGTTTATCAAGATTATCTACGTGATGTCTGTGATGAAAGATGTTTGTTTttgttcatgaacgtttgtttgtgtttgtttgtattcaTTCATTTgcgttcatgaacattagtttatATTTGTGTGCGTTCGTTTGTACCCATTTGTGTACATGAAcctttgtttgtgttcgtttctGTTTATGAATGCTTGTTTTTGTTCGTTTATTTTTATTTGTGTTCATgaatgttcgtttgtgttcggtACCTAAAATTAACGAACGGACATAAAAACACTCATTTCTttaatgaacaaacacaaacaaaaatcACGTTCGGTAAGTGTTTACGAACGGTTCGTGAACAcattatttccttaacaaacgaccACGAACAAGATCTTTTCGTGTCCGTTCGGTTCGTTTTGCAACCCTAGGGAAGTCATCGGTTAGAGTCTAGTTCGTGACAAAATGTCATGCGTGAGCCATAGGATTTATCGCAATAGGCTTTTGGGCGGTGGGTTTCCCCTGGAACTGGTGATGGGCCAGATCATTAGCGTTGTCTGCGATTGCAAGCGTTGGTAGCCTTCTGCCTATGGGTATACCCGGTGGTGGAGCTTTGTTGGACATTTAAAAAATGATGGAAGAAGAAATGGGAAAAGTTGTATTGTACCCGTTAACACTAATTGCTTCTCACTTGCAAATACCaagtcaaaagagatgttcataTAACTCGGGACTTTTGGTCGAAGAAGATTGGCTTCAAATTGGCTCGTGAGTCGGCTAAGCTCGTATACAAACTAAGTTGGCTTGGCTAGACTCTTTTACAAACCAAGCAAAGCACAAACTAGCTCCGACTCTAGTTGGATCCCGATCAACGACGTTTGTTTTCAACATTGCGTACTTTCTTTTTCATTTGTGGTTGATAATTAGTTAAttacacatttaaaaaaaaaaggttgATTTTGAGTTACTTATGTGTATTAGTTAATTGTGATGTTTaacaataaattaataaaatatggtttaataatactatacaaaataaaatatggtttaataatactatataaataaataaataagataaGAGCTTTACACTAATATTGATTAGACTCTATAAAACTTATTActaaaatacatataataaataataataataataataacaataataataataataatataatataatataagaaAAGAAGTTGACTACTAGTTACAATAGATAAaattatacataaataaaactacatatatataaaacaattataatttataaatgcaGTAA
It encodes:
- the LOC110927158 gene encoding octanoyltransferase LIP2, mitochondrial: MRIPRKLEVWRLGTVNYLKALKLQEKLASDRKINKISDTLLSLQHPPTYTLGKRRTDYNLLVPESELKTMGAELHYTQRGGDITFHGPHQAVLYPIISLRDIGLGARKYVENLESTMIDLSSLYGVKAHGQRKCETGVWVGDRKIGAIGVRISSGITSHGLAYNIDPDLTFFKHIVPCGIADKDVTSLRRETRQTDMVLPDEEVVQDQLVTCFARLFGYNDIIWKDKNDLEIDG